GGGCCGTGACCATGGACCGGGCAATGGTGGCGGCGGTCTCCGCGCCGTGGTTCCTGCGGACGAGGTGCAGGCAGAGATCGATGCCGGCGGCTGTGCCTGCGGCGGTCCAGATGTTGTCGTCCTCGATGAAGAGGGCGTCAGGTTCGACGGTGACCAGGGGGTGATGGGCGCGGAGCAGGTCGACGAGGTTCCAGTGGGTGATCGCGCGGCGGCCGTCCAGTAGGCCGGCTTGGGCGAGTGTGAAGGCGCCGCCGCAGAGGGCGGCGATGGTGACGCCGCGGGCGTGGGCGCGGCGCAGGGACTCGAGGACAGGTTCGGGCGCAGGGGTGAGGTGGTCGTCGAGGCCAGGGACGACGAGCAGATCGGTGGCGGGCGCGAGGCGTGTCAGCCAGGTGAGGGTGCGATCGGGGGTGAGGGTGAATCCGCCTCGCATGGGGACGGGCGTGCGGTCTTCGGCGACGCGGCGCAGGTCGAAGACAGGGACGCCGCGGTCGGTGCGGTCGGTGCCCCAGACCTCGGTGATGACGGAGACGTCGAAGGCCCGGATGCCGGGGAAGGCGAGGAGGGCGATGCGCTGGGCGGGGTGCGCGGGTGAGTGCGGGTCTGCGTGCGGCACAGTGGCAGTAAATCATCGATCGCTGTCTTTTGCGTCTCTGGGGTAGGCGCGCTCCGGGCGGGAGCATCGTGGGCATGGAGATCGCAGACAACGCAGCGCTGATCGTGGTGGACGTGCAGAAGGGATTCGAGGAGGAGGGATTCTGGGGACCGCGGAACAACCCTGCGGCTGACGAGAACATCGCGTCGCTGATCGACGCGTGGCAGTCGACAGGGCGGCCGGTCGTATTCGTGCGGCATGACTCGCCGAAGCCGCAGTCGCCGTTGCGGCCCGGGTATGCCGGGAACGGTTTCAAGGAGTACGTGGAGGGGCGGCGTGGGAAGGGGGACGGGGCGGAGCTCCTGGTGACGAAGTCCGTGAACTCGGCGTTCTACGGGACGCCGGACCTGGACGCGTGGCTCAGGGCGGCCGGCATCGGACAGTTGGTGGTGGCCGGGATCCAGACCAACATGTGCGCGGAGACGACAGCGCGGATGGGCGGGAATCTGGGGTATGAGGTGCTGTTCGCGCTGGACGCGACACACACCTTCAACCTGGAGGGCCCGTTCGGCTGGCACCGCACAGCGGAGGAGCTGGCACAGGCGTCGGCGGTCTCACTCCACGGGGGCGGCTTCGCCCGGGTGGTCACGACGACGGAGGTCGTGGCTTGGGCGGGGGCGCTTCGCGTGTGACGGTCGGGCGCGGGCGCCTCGGGCATGACCGTCAGGCACGGGCGCCTCAGGCATAACCGTCAGGTGCGGGTGGGGAGCCCTGCCGGTGAGGATCGGTGCCGGGTGGCGTGTTGCCGGCGGGCGGGCGCCGTCGCACCGGTGCGGGGCGTCGCCGTAACGGTGTGGCCCGTCGGCCGTGCCCGTGTGATTCGCAGCGCCGTGTGAGGGCTGCTCTCGCATCGCCCGTCCTTCTCACGACGCCGCCCGCGCAGCACTCGGGCGCGGGCGGCGGTGGAGGGCGTAGGTCGGTGGGTCAGCTGTTGCCGGAGGCCAGCTCTCGGCTGCGGTCTCGGGCGGCCTCCAGGGCGGCGATCATGGCCGCGCGGACTCCGTGGTTCTCGAGTTCGCGGATGGCGTTGATCGTGGTGCCGGCGGGGGAGGTGACGTTTTCCCGGAGCTTGACCGGGTGCTCGCCGCTGTCGCGGAGCATCGTCGCGGCGCCGATCGCGGACTGGACGATCAGGTCGTGGGCCTTGTCGCGGGGCAGGCCGAGCAGGATGCCCGCGTCGGTCATGGCCTCGACCAGGTAGAAGAAGTACGCCGGGCCCGAGCCGGACAGGGCGGTGCAGGCGTCCTGCTGGGACTCGGGGACGCGGAGCGTCTTGCCCACGGCGCCGAAGATCTCCTCGGCGTGGGCGAGGTGGGCGGCCGTGGCGTGGGAGCCGGCGGAGATGACGGACATGGCCTCGTCGACGAGGGCGGGCGTGTTCGTCATGACGCGCACGACGGGGGTGCCTTCGGGCAGGCGCTCCTCGAAGAAGGTGGTGGGGATGCCCGCCGCGCCGCTGATGATCAGGCGGTCGGCGGGGAGGTGCGGGGCGAGTTCCGTGAGGAGCGTGCCCATGTCCTGGGGCTTGACCGTGAGGATCAGGGTGTCGGCCTGCTTGGCGGCTTCCGCGTTGGTGACCGGGATGACGCCGTAGCGGGTGCGGAGCTCTTCGGCGCGTTCCGGGCGGCGGGCCGTGACCAGGAGGTTGGCCGGGGCCCAGCCGGCCCGGATCATTCCGCTGAGCAGGGCCTCGCCGATCTTTCCGGTGCCGAGGACTGCGACGTGCTGCTGGGGCATGGAGGCCACCCTTCGGGGCGCGGGGTGCGGTGCGGTTGCGTCCGTCGGGGTCATCCTCGCATCGGCGGCGGTCAGGCCGTACGGCGGCGGAGAGTTGCGGCGCCGAGGGCCAGGACGAGGACGGCACAGCCGGCGACGACGGCCGCGTCGCGGATGAAGTCGGCGGTGAGGTCGGTGTGGCGGAGGACTTCGTTCATGCCGTCGACGGCGTACGACATGGGGAGGACGTTGGAGATCGCTTCGAGGACGGGCTGCATCTTGTCGCGCGCGATGAACAGGCCGCACAGGAGCAGTTGGGGGAAGATCACCGCCGGCATGAACTGGACGGCCTGGAACTCGGAGGCCGCGAAGGCGGAGACGAAGAGGCCGAGGGCGGTGCCGAGCAGGGCGTCGAGAAGGGCGACCAGGAGCAGGAGCCAGGCGGAGCCGGTGACGTCGAGACCGAGGCCCCACAGGGCGAGGGCCGTCGCCAGGACGGACTGGACGACCGCGAGGGCGCCGAAGGCGAGGGCGTAGCCGGCGATGAGGTCGCCCTTGCCGAGGGGCATCGCGAGGAGGCGCTCGAGGGTGCCCGAGGTGCGCTCGCGCAGGGTGGCGATGGACGTGACCAGGAACATCGTGATGAGCGGAAAGATGCCGAGGAGGGAGGCACCGATGGAGTCGAAGGTGCCGGGGCTGCCGTCGAAGACGTAGCGGAGCAGGAAGAGCATCACGCACGGGACGAGCAGCATCAGGGCGATGGAGCGCGGGTCGTGGCGGAGCTGGCGCAGGACTCGGGCTGCGGTGGCGAGGGTGCGGGCTGCGTTCATCGGGGGCTCCGCTGGAGGGTGTTGGCCTGGTCGACGAGGTGGAGGAAGGCGTCTTCGACGGTGTCGGCGCCGGTGGCGGCCCGCAGGGCGTCGGGGCTGTCGTCGGCGAGGATCTCGCCTTCGCGCATGAGGAGGAGGCGGTGGCAGCGTTCGGCCTCGTCCATCACGTGGGAGGAGACGAGGAGCGTGGCGCCGCGCTCGGCGGCGATGGAGTGGAAGAGGTTCCACAGGTCGCGGCGCAGGACGGGGTCGAGGCCGACGGTCGGTTCGTCGAGGACGAGGAGTTCGGGGGTGCCGAGGAGGGCGACGGCGAGGGAGACGCGGCTGAGCTGGCCGCCCGAGAGATTGCCTGCCAGGGCGTCGGCGTGGGAGGTCAGGTCCACTTCGGCGATGACGCGGGCGACGTCGTCACGGCGGTGGGAGGCGGCGGCGCGGCCCGGCTGGAGTACTGCCGAGAAGTAGTCCAGGTTCTGGCGCACAGTCAGGTCGGCGTATACGGAGGGGGCTTGGGTGACATATCCGATGCGGGAGCGGAGTTCTGCGGAGCCCGCCGGGTGGCCGAGGACGGTGAGCGTGCCGGTGACCTTGGCCTGGGTTCCGACGATCGCGCGCATGAGCGTGGACTTGCCGCAGCCCGAGGGGCCGAGGAGACCGGTGATCTGACCTCGGGGCACGGCGAAGTTAAGGGCGTGCAGGACGGGGCGGGGGCCTCGGACGACGGTGAGGCCGGCGGCGTATACGGCGGCCGCCGGGGGTTCCGGCGAAGCGGCGGAAGAGGGGGAGGGGTCCGGGGAGGATGACCCCTCGGGAATATTCATCATGTGATGAATATTCCTCCGGTGAGGCCGGACCGTCAAGCGTCTCGGGGGCGCAATGGCGGCGCCGGCGCTCGCGGGGTCGACCGGAAGCGGGACGTCCGCGGGCGGGTGACTCCGCGCTCCAGGGGACATCAGGACGTAACGGAAGTTCGGCCCGTCCTCAACTCCCTTACGTGACAATGGATTTCGGTGCCGGGGTCTCCCCCACTGCCGGCGCCCACGCATCTCCCCCGGAGGTGCGCTTCAGATGCGTCCCGTTCGTCATGCACGTCATGTCCGTCAGGTGCCTGGTTCCCGATCCCTCGCCCGCCCTTCCCTCCCCCGTGCCGATCTGGGCGCTGCCCGGCAGCAGCCTGCAGGTCAGCGGGCCGGCGGCCGAGCTGACCGTCCTCGTTCACGAGGCCGTGCACACCCATGGCCCTGCCGCGCTCGGCGTCCTGGTGGCCGCCGCCGGGCTCCTGCAGATCGGGCTGGGGGTGCTGCGGCTCGGGCGGTGGTTCCGGGCGGTGTCCGTCACCGTTGTGCAGCGGATGCTCGCGGGGATCGGCCTCGTACTCGTCGCAGGTCAGGTGTACGCGAAGGGGGACGCCGCGTCCGTGCCCGCGAGCGGGGTGGGCAAGGTGCTCGGGCTCGCGGCGCTGCCCGGTGCGTCGGATCCCGTCGCACTCGCGGTCGGCGTCGGGACCGTCCTCGTACTGGTGCTGTGGCCCCGCTGGCGGCGGGCGGCGCGGCTGCTGCCCGCGCCGCTGGCCGCGATCAGGCCGGCAGCCGTGGTGACCGGGGCGTTCGGGTTACCGGTCCGACGCGTGGAGGTGCGCGGGCTGTTCGACGCGGTGCAGCTGCCCTCGCCGGCGAGTGCGGGGCTCCTGGTGCACGCGGGCTGCAAGCCGGTCCCGGTACGGGAGTTGCTGCCGGTACGGGAGATGGTGCCGGTGTGGCGTGAGCATCAGGGTGAGGCGGTGGTGCTCGCGGTGACGGCGTTCGCGATCGTCGCCACGAATCTCTTCGAAGGGGTGCTGGTGGGGCTCGCGCCCGCCGTCGCGAAGACGGCGTGGGACATCAGCCGCGTACAAGTCCGGACCGAGGACCGGGGCGGCCGGGCTGGTCGTACGGGTGGCCGGCAACGCCGCGTTTCTGCGGTTGCCGAAGCTGCTCGACGCGCTGGAGGCCTTGCCTGCCGACCGGGACGTGCGGCTGGAGCTGGACGGGCTGAGGCATCTCGATCACGCGCGCGCCACGGCGCTGGAGGGGTCGGTGGCGGGGCGGGTGCGGACGACGGTGTCGTGAGGTTGTGGGTGCGGCCGACCTCGTAGCGGCTGTGGGTCAGGTGCGGATGGCCACCAGGAGTTCGACCACGTAGGTCTCCTCCACCGTGCCGTCCGGGAAAAGCTCGCCGACCCGGGCGCGCTCCTCGGTGAGGAAGGCCTGCGCGTCGCCCTCTTCGAGGACAAGGAACGCCGAGTGGCTGCCGATGTTGGCGAGGTGCGTGTCCAGCGGGACATGCCGGCTCCACCGCACGTGGCGCAGCGTGACCTCGCCGCGTCCCGGCAGGGCCGTAAGACCGGACAGTTCGGTGGCGCGGGCCTCGTCGGGCCGCTGCCTGGCGCCCGTCTCCACACCCACGTGGCGCGCGATGCGCTCGTGCTGCGCGGCGATCCACGGGACGTCGAGGGCAACGGTGTTCCACCACAGCGCGAGCGCGCCGCCCGGGCGCAGGACCCGCATCGCCTCGGGGGCCGAGCGGGCCGGCTCGGTCCAGTGCCACGACTGGGCGTAGGTGAGGAGGTCGAGGGAGGCGTCAACGAGCGGGAGGGCGTTGCCGTCGCCCCGCACGATCGGCACGGCGGGCAGGGTCTGGCGGAACTCGAGCGCCATGCCCTCGCCCGGTTCGACGGCGACCACGCGTGCGCCGCGCGCGTGCAGGAGGGCGGTCGAGATGCCGGTGCCCGCGCCTACGTCGGCCACGCGGGCGCCGGCGAGGGGCCGTCCGGCCGCTTCCTCGACGGCCTCTAGGAGGGCGGGCGGGTAGGACGGGCGGTTCGCGGCGTACTGGGCGGCGGCGATGTTGAACGAGTCAGCGCGCGAGACAGTGGTCATGCCGCCATCCTGTCCTGCGCGGGGGACTCTCGTCAGTACGTGGTGTGCGGCTCGGGCGGTGCCTCGTCGCCCGTACGCGCGGGGGGCTTTGTTTGCGCCCGGGGAGTGTGTCAGCCCTTGCGCTTCTTCTTCGACGGGTTGCCGGTGCGGCGGGTGCTGCGGCGTTCGTACTGTTCGCGGGCGGTCGCGTACTCCTGCCTGCGGAGTTTCTCGCCCGGGGCCTCGGAGAAGCAGCGCAGGCAGTACGCGAGCAGTACGCCGACGAAGCCGATCGACATGAAGCCGCGCAGGGACGCCTGCGCCTCGGGGTCCGGGCGCTTGGAGAAGCCGTCCCACGTGCGGCGGAAGGCGAGGGCGCTGCAGATCGCGAACATCAGGACGACGAGTACGTTCACGAAGGAGCCGACGTCGGCGATGGCCAGGCCCTCGTACGCGAAGCGCAGCACGAAACAGCCGGCCGCCGCGCCGACGAGCGCGCCCGCGGCGACCGCTGCGCGGCGCCAGGTGTAGCCACCGTCGTGCTCGACCCAGGTCCTGCCGAAGAAACGGATCTCCTCGGGCTGGGGGCCTGCGGGGATGCCGCCGTCTGCTTCCGGGGTCTCGGGGGCGGGGCTGAGGGTGCCGGATTCGTCGCTCACAGGTCGATTATGGCGGGCTCCGGCGGCGGCTTGGGGTCCGGAGGTCGGGCTTGGGGTCCGGAGGTCAGGCTTGAGGGCCGGAGGTCAGGCTTGAGGGCCGGAGGTCAGGCTTGGGTGGGGCTTGGGTGGTGCCAGGCGGGTCCGGTGGATTGTCAGACCCCTCCCCTACATTGCCCGTATGACGAATTACGTACTGGTCGCAGGGGCGTGGCTCGGGGCGTGGGCGTGGGACGACGTGGTGCCGGACCTGCGTGCGGCGGGGCACGGCGCGCACGCCGTGACGCTCACCGGGGTCGCCGACAAGCTGGGTCTTCCGGCGGGGCAGAAGACCCATGTCCAGGACATCGTCGACGAGGTGGAGCGCCTCGGACTCCGCGATGTCGTGCTGGTCGGGCACAGCTACTCGGGCATCCCGGTCGGTCAGGCCGCCGAGCGGATCGGTGACCGGCTGAGGCGCGTGGTGTTCGTCGACTCGAGTGTTCCGGCGGACGGGGAGTCCTTCGTGTCCGCGTGGTGGCAGGGGCCGGCGGCGCTGGAGGCCGTACTCGCCGCGAACGACGGTGACTGGCCGCCGCTGACTGCGCCCGAGTGCGAGGGGCAGGGGCTCGACGATGCCCAGATCGCGCGGTTCGTGAGCGGGGCCACGCCGCACCCGGGGGCGTCCCTGTCGGAGCCGGCCGTGCTGTCCCGCCCGCTGGGCGAGCTGCCGGCGACGTACATCAAGTGCCTGCTCGACGGGCCGGAGCCGAGTGATGACGTGGCCGAGCTCCTGCGCGGCGAGAGCTGGCGGCTGCGGGAGATGGACACGGGGCACTGGCCGATGTTCTCCCGGCCGCGGGAGCTGGCGCGGATTCTGCTTGAGGAGGCCGGGGGCGAGCAGCGGTAGCCAGGCCGGTTGAGGGGCGGGAGCCAGAGGCCCCCGCCCGCCGTCCGCTACGCGCAGCGCGGGGCCACGTAACCGTCGTTGCCTGTCTTCACATACGCGTCCGACACGTACTGACCATTGGCGATGTTGTCCCAGAGGTTCGTCGTGCCGTATGTGCCGCTGATGCTCTCGCCCGGCTTCTGGCAGTTGATCGGCACGCGGGCGTCGAGCGGCAGGACCTTGACCAGCTGGTAGTGGGTGCCGGGGCCGCTGCGTACCTTCAGGCGGACTCCGGGGGCGACCGGGTAGCGGATGGCGAGCGCGTCGGCGTTCAGCTGCTCCGCAGTGCCCCCTGCCTCATCCGCCGCGATGCCCTCAACCGTTCCCGCGCCGTCCTCAACAGCCATGTCGGTCTCCCCCGTTGATCACTCTGACGTCTCTGACATCTCTGAACACGCGTACGTGCCGCGCGACCCGCGCAGGCTAGCAAGCCCCTCCGACATCGCACGCACCATCGACTAGGCTCCGTGCGTCGCGCTTGCGGACACAGACACGGGGGTGGGCGATGCCGCCGCTGCGCAGCACCGGGCCGGGCCGGGAAGCGGAACATCCTGAGTACGCCGGGCAGTACCGTCTTGAGTCATGCCTCGGCGCGGGCGGCATGGGTGTGGTGCACCTGGCGACGTCCGCTTCGGGGCTGCGTCTCGCCATCAAGGTCGTACATGCCGAGTACGCGGCGGATCCCGAGTTCAGGGCCCGTTTCCGGCAAGAGGTAAACGCCGCGCGAAGGGTCAGCGGCGCCTTCACCGCGCCGGTGGTCGACGCCGATCCGAATGCCGAACTGCCGTGGATGGCCACGCTGTTCATCCCCGGCGACACGCTCGCCGAGCGGGTGAAGCGGAACGGCGCGCTGGCGTCCGACGACGTCCGCAGGCTGGGTGCGGGGCTCGCCGAGGCGCTGCGCGACATCCATCGTGTCGGCGTCGTGCACCGCGATCTCAAGCCGAGCAACGTCCTCCTCGCCGCCGACGGCCCGAAAGTCATCGACTTCGGCATCTCCCGCCCGACGGACAGCGATCTGCGTACCGAGACGGGCAAGTTGATCGGCTCGCCGCCGTTCATGGCGCCCGAGCAGTTCCAGCGGCCCCGTGAAGTGGGACCCGCCGCGGATGTCTTCGCCATGGGCGCCGTGCTGGCCCACGCGGCGACGGGGCGCGGGCCCTTCGACTCGAACAGCCCGTACATCGTCGCCTACCAAGTCGTCCACAACGAGCCGGACTTGGCCGGGGCGCCCGAGGACCTCGCGCCGCTGATCAGGCGTTGCCTCGCGAAGGAACCCGGGGAGCGGCCCCTGCCCGCCGAGATCATGGAGGCGCTGCGGCAGCCTTCCCCGGCCGGGACGGGAACCGGGACCGGCGCTGGGACAGCGGGTTCTGGGGCCGGCGCGTTCATACCGGCCCAGCGGCGCCCGAGCGGGCAGCGGTACCCGGACAGGCAGTCGGACGCGGACGGCGGACGCGAGGAGAGCACCCGGTGGACCCGGCGCATCCGCCGCCAGGACGGGCCCGCGCCCGCATCCACACCCGCCGGCCAGGACTCCCCCGCGTCCCGGGCGGACCAGCCCACCCACCCGCGGCCGGGCGAAAGAGCCACGCCGAAGTCACCGCGGCACCGTCGCCGCTGGGCACTGACGGCAGGAGCCGTACTCGCGCTGGCAGCGGCCGGCGCAGGCATCGCGCTGTACACGGCGGAGGGCGGTGGCGGGACCGGATCCGGCGGGACGGCCGTGCGGCAAGCCGGATCCTTCAAGCCCTGGCACAAGAACCTCGGTGGAGCGAGCGCCACCGCCCCGGCGTGCGCCTCCGGGCCGGGCGCCCTCTACTGCGTCAGCGGCGGCGGCAGAACAACGCGGCTCGACCCGCTGAACGGCCACGTCGTGTGGGCCTCGGCCGCGCCCCGCGAGCGGCACCCCTCCGGCACGACCGCGCAGCGGTCCGCTCCGGCGGCGCCCACGCTGTCCGGAGGACTGCTGCACCTGGTCGACGACGGCCGGATCAGGGCACTGGATCCCCGTACGGGCGAGGAGCGTTGGGACGTCGACGCGTCCGCGTACGAGGCCGTGGAGCACGGCGTGGACACGACGCTGCTGATCGGATCGGGCGGTACCGTGCGCGCCCTGAACAGCGCGACCGGCGAGCCGCGGTGGACGAAGCGCGTCGGCGGCCTCGGCACCCAGTGGATCGCTGGACCGCGCGGCGACGGCGACTTCTTCGCCGTAACGGCGTCCGCCGACGGAGGCACCACGTCGGTCAGCGCGATCGGCGCCCACGGGGGCGCCGTGCTGTGGACCGTCCGGGCCGCGGGCAGCCTCAGCCCCTTCGGCGCATCGGACGAAGCCGTGTACCTGCTGTCCACCGACACGGACCTCCTGGTGGACGCCGTCGTACGGCTCGACACCGGCGACCGGACCGCACACCGCTTCCCCCTGACGACGCCCGCGGACCAGGCCGAGGCCACGGAGAGCGGCGGCATCGCCTACGTATACGGAGCCGGCGGCTCACTCGTCGCCGTCGACACCACGGCGACGAGGCCGCAGGACGCGGTCAGCTGGCGCCTGGAGACCTCGGTCAGCCGCCCCTCGCGGCCCGTCGTGTCGGACCGGTCGCTCTACCTCACCGCACCCGACGGCCGCCTCCTCGCCACCGACGCCCGTACCGGCAAGCCCCTGGGCCAGACGCGCCCCCGACTCGGGAGTGAACCCGGGCGGGTGGCCGGGGAGTTGCCCGCGCCCGTCGTGGGTGAGGCAGGGCGCGTCTACGGGAGTGCGCCGGACGGGAGTGTGTTCGGGGTGGACGGGCGGGAGCCCGGGCGCTGGTGACGTGGGCCGGGGCAGCACTCAGGTCAGGCACGGTCGCCGTACAGACGTAAGGACAGTCGCCGTACAGACATGAGCCCGCCCGGCAGCGAAATCGCCGCCGGGCGGGCTCACATCAGCGTCGGTATCGGCAGTGGCACTGGCCGATGCGGGCTCGGACAGAGTCACGCCACCGCCTCATCCGGCGGCAGTCGGTCCTCAGCCCAGCTTCGAGACGTCCCGCACCGCGCCCTTGTCCGCGCTCGTGGCCATCGCGGCGTAGGCGCGCAGCGCCGCCGAGACCTTGCGTTCCCGGGCGACCGGGGCGTAGACGCCGTTCAGGGCCTCGCGGCGGGTGGCCAGCTCCGCGTCGGGGACGAGGAGTTCGATCGAGCGGTTCGGGATGTCGATGCGGATGCGGTCGCCGTCCTGGACGAGGGCGATCGTGCCGCCGGACGCCGCCTCGGGCGAGGCGTGGCCGATGGACAGGCCCGACGTGCCGCCGGAGAAGCGGCCGTCCGTGATCAGGGCGCAGGTCTTGCCGAGGCCGCGGCCCTTGAGGAACGACGTCGGGTAGAGCATCTCCTGCATGCCGGGACCGCCCTTGGGGCCCTCGTAGCGGATGACCACGACGTCGCCGTGCGTGATCTCCTTCTTGAGGATCTTGTCGACGGCGTCCTCCTGCGATTCGCAGACGACCGCCGGACCCTCGAAGGTCCAGATCGACTCGTCGACGCCCGCCGTCTTCACGACGCAGCCGTCGACCGCCAGGTTGCCCTTGAGGACCGCCAGGCCGCCGTCCTTCGAGTACGCGTGCTCGGCGGACCGGATGCAGCCGTTCTCGGCGTCCACGTCGAGCGCCTCCCAGCGCTCCGACTGGGAGAACGCCTCCGCCGAGCGGACGCAGCCGGGGGCCGCGTGCCACATCTCGACGGCCTCCGCGGACGGGGAGCCCCCGCGCACGTCCCACGTCTTCAGCCAGTCGGACAGCGACGGGCTGTGGACGGAGTGGACGTCCTCGTTCAGGAGGCCGGCCCGGTACAGCTCGCCGAGGAGGGCGGGGATGCCGCCGGCGCGGTGCACGTCCTCCATGTAGTACGTGCGGTCCTTCGCCACGTTCGGCGCGACCTTGGCGAGGCACGGCACACGGCGCGAGACGTCGTTGATCTCGTCCAGACCGAAGGCGACGCCCGCCTCCTGCGCGGCGGCCAGCAGGTGCAGGATCGTGTTGGTGGAGCCGCCCATGGCGATGTCGAGGGCCATGGCGTTCTGGAAGGCCGCGAAGGTGGCGACGTTACGCGGCAGGACCGACTCGTCGTCCTCCTCGTAGTAGCGGCGCGTGATGTCCATGACGGTGCGGGCCGCGTT
The DNA window shown above is from Streptomyces sp. NBC_01445 and carries:
- a CDS encoding GlxA family transcriptional regulator, which encodes MPHADPHSPAHPAQRIALLAFPGIRAFDVSVITEVWGTDRTDRGVPVFDLRRVAEDRTPVPMRGGFTLTPDRTLTWLTRLAPATDLLVVPGLDDHLTPAPEPVLESLRRAHARGVTIAALCGGAFTLAQAGLLDGRRAITHWNLVDLLRAHHPLVTVEPDALFIEDDNIWTAAGTAAGIDLCLHLVRRNHGAETAATIARSMVTAPFRTGTQAQFIEHPTPRADRDADALTSVRAYALQHLHEPLTVAGLAARAGMSPRSFARHFTGATGTTPLRWLLDQRMAAAQKLLERTDLPMPEVARRAGFGSEVTMRQHFASRLATSPRSYRASFAQRPVTHS
- a CDS encoding cysteine hydrolase family protein, translated to MEIADNAALIVVDVQKGFEEEGFWGPRNNPAADENIASLIDAWQSTGRPVVFVRHDSPKPQSPLRPGYAGNGFKEYVEGRRGKGDGAELLVTKSVNSAFYGTPDLDAWLRAAGIGQLVVAGIQTNMCAETTARMGGNLGYEVLFALDATHTFNLEGPFGWHRTAEELAQASAVSLHGGGFARVVTTTEVVAWAGALRV
- the proC gene encoding pyrroline-5-carboxylate reductase, which produces MPQQHVAVLGTGKIGEALLSGMIRAGWAPANLLVTARRPERAEELRTRYGVIPVTNAEAAKQADTLILTVKPQDMGTLLTELAPHLPADRLIISGAAGIPTTFFEERLPEGTPVVRVMTNTPALVDEAMSVISAGSHATAAHLAHAEEIFGAVGKTLRVPESQQDACTALSGSGPAYFFYLVEAMTDAGILLGLPRDKAHDLIVQSAIGAATMLRDSGEHPVKLRENVTSPAGTTINAIRELENHGVRAAMIAALEAARDRSRELASGNS
- a CDS encoding ABC transporter permease, yielding MNAARTLATAARVLRQLRHDPRSIALMLLVPCVMLFLLRYVFDGSPGTFDSIGASLLGIFPLITMFLVTSIATLRERTSGTLERLLAMPLGKGDLIAGYALAFGALAVVQSVLATALALWGLGLDVTGSAWLLLLVALLDALLGTALGLFVSAFAASEFQAVQFMPAVIFPQLLLCGLFIARDKMQPVLEAISNVLPMSYAVDGMNEVLRHTDLTADFIRDAAVVAGCAVLVLALGAATLRRRTA
- a CDS encoding ABC transporter ATP-binding protein, which produces MMNIPEGSSSPDPSPSSAASPEPPAAAVYAAGLTVVRGPRPVLHALNFAVPRGQITGLLGPSGCGKSTLMRAIVGTQAKVTGTLTVLGHPAGSAELRSRIGYVTQAPSVYADLTVRQNLDYFSAVLQPGRAAASHRRDDVARVIAEVDLTSHADALAGNLSGGQLSRVSLAVALLGTPELLVLDEPTVGLDPVLRRDLWNLFHSIAAERGATLLVSSHVMDEAERCHRLLLMREGEILADDSPDALRAATGADTVEDAFLHLVDQANTLQRSPR
- a CDS encoding class I SAM-dependent methyltransferase, giving the protein MTTVSRADSFNIAAAQYAANRPSYPPALLEAVEEAAGRPLAGARVADVGAGTGISTALLHARGARVVAVEPGEGMALEFRQTLPAVPIVRGDGNALPLVDASLDLLTYAQSWHWTEPARSAPEAMRVLRPGGALALWWNTVALDVPWIAAQHERIARHVGVETGARQRPDEARATELSGLTALPGRGEVTLRHVRWSRHVPLDTHLANIGSHSAFLVLEEGDAQAFLTEERARVGELFPDGTVEETYVVELLVAIRT
- a CDS encoding EamA/RhaT family transporter, with product MSDESGTLSPAPETPEADGGIPAGPQPEEIRFFGRTWVEHDGGYTWRRAAVAAGALVGAAAGCFVLRFAYEGLAIADVGSFVNVLVVLMFAICSALAFRRTWDGFSKRPDPEAQASLRGFMSIGFVGVLLAYCLRCFSEAPGEKLRRQEYATAREQYERRSTRRTGNPSKKKRKG
- a CDS encoding alpha/beta fold hydrolase: MTNYVLVAGAWLGAWAWDDVVPDLRAAGHGAHAVTLTGVADKLGLPAGQKTHVQDIVDEVERLGLRDVVLVGHSYSGIPVGQAAERIGDRLRRVVFVDSSVPADGESFVSAWWQGPAALEAVLAANDGDWPPLTAPECEGQGLDDAQIARFVSGATPHPGASLSEPAVLSRPLGELPATYIKCLLDGPEPSDDVAELLRGESWRLREMDTGHWPMFSRPRELARILLEEAGGEQR
- a CDS encoding peptidase, with the translated sequence MAVEDGAGTVEGIAADEAGGTAEQLNADALAIRYPVAPGVRLKVRSGPGTHYQLVKVLPLDARVPINCQKPGESISGTYGTTNLWDNIANGQYVSDAYVKTGNDGYVAPRCA
- a CDS encoding protein kinase domain-containing protein — translated: MPPLRSTGPGREAEHPEYAGQYRLESCLGAGGMGVVHLATSASGLRLAIKVVHAEYAADPEFRARFRQEVNAARRVSGAFTAPVVDADPNAELPWMATLFIPGDTLAERVKRNGALASDDVRRLGAGLAEALRDIHRVGVVHRDLKPSNVLLAADGPKVIDFGISRPTDSDLRTETGKLIGSPPFMAPEQFQRPREVGPAADVFAMGAVLAHAATGRGPFDSNSPYIVAYQVVHNEPDLAGAPEDLAPLIRRCLAKEPGERPLPAEIMEALRQPSPAGTGTGTGAGTAGSGAGAFIPAQRRPSGQRYPDRQSDADGGREESTRWTRRIRRQDGPAPASTPAGQDSPASRADQPTHPRPGERATPKSPRHRRRWALTAGAVLALAAAGAGIALYTAEGGGGTGSGGTAVRQAGSFKPWHKNLGGASATAPACASGPGALYCVSGGGRTTRLDPLNGHVVWASAAPRERHPSGTTAQRSAPAAPTLSGGLLHLVDDGRIRALDPRTGEERWDVDASAYEAVEHGVDTTLLIGSGGTVRALNSATGEPRWTKRVGGLGTQWIAGPRGDGDFFAVTASADGGTTSVSAIGAHGGAVLWTVRAAGSLSPFGASDEAVYLLSTDTDLLVDAVVRLDTGDRTAHRFPLTTPADQAEATESGGIAYVYGAGGSLVAVDTTATRPQDAVSWRLETSVSRPSRPVVSDRSLYLTAPDGRLLATDARTGKPLGQTRPRLGSEPGRVAGELPAPVVGEAGRVYGSAPDGSVFGVDGREPGRW
- the ilvD gene encoding dihydroxy-acid dehydratase, whose protein sequence is MPELRSRTVTHGRNMAGARALMRASGVPGADIGRKPIIAVANSFTEFVPGHTHLQPVGRIVSDAITAAGGIAREFNTIAVDDGIAMGHGGMLYSLPSRDLIADSVEYMVEAHCADALICISNCDKITPGMLMAALRLNIPTVFVSGGPMESGRATLVDGTVRTLDLVDAISDAVNDKISDEDILRIEENACPTCGSCSGMFTANSMNCLTEVIGLSLPGNGSVLATHTARKALYENAARTVMDITRRYYEEDDESVLPRNVATFAAFQNAMALDIAMGGSTNTILHLLAAAQEAGVAFGLDEINDVSRRVPCLAKVAPNVAKDRTYYMEDVHRAGGIPALLGELYRAGLLNEDVHSVHSPSLSDWLKTWDVRGGSPSAEAVEMWHAAPGCVRSAEAFSQSERWEALDVDAENGCIRSAEHAYSKDGGLAVLKGNLAVDGCVVKTAGVDESIWTFEGPAVVCESQEDAVDKILKKEITHGDVVVIRYEGPKGGPGMQEMLYPTSFLKGRGLGKTCALITDGRFSGGTSGLSIGHASPEAASGGTIALVQDGDRIRIDIPNRSIELLVPDAELATRREALNGVYAPVARERKVSAALRAYAAMATSADKGAVRDVSKLG